The Rhizobium oryzihabitans genomic sequence GTCGAAACATCCACGCTCGCGTTGATGCAGAGAACCGATGCCGCCGCCCGTGATCTTGGCTGCAAGTTCCGCCTGCACATGGCGCAGGGCACTATGGAAGTGGACACGGTCCGCAAGCTGCACGGCTCGACTGCGCCGGTATGGCTCGCCAGGGCCGGCCTCTTGAGCGACCGCCTTATCGCGCCGCACGCCACCAATGCGACGCAGGAAGATCTGGCGCTCTACGCGGTAAACGGCGTGTCGATCGTCCACTGTCCGCTGGTGTCGGCTAGAAGCGGCAGCACGTTGTCGTCCTTCTCCGCCTGCCGGCAGCTTGGAATAAACATTGCGATGGGCACCGATACGGCGCCCGCCGACATGCTGATGAACCTGCTTGTCGGTCTCATCACCTGCCGTATCAATGATGGCGCGCCCGACAGGGTCAGATCGGCCGATCTGTTTGATGCCGCAACGCTTGGCGGCGCGCGGGCGCTGGGTCGCTCCGATCTCGGGCATCTTTCCAAGGGTGCCCGCGCCGATATCGCGGTCTTCGATCTCGATGACACGGTGATGGCGCCGAGCGTCGATCCGATCACGACGATTGTCACCGGCGGTTCGGGCAAGATCACGCGCGCGGTGTTTGTCGATGGTCGTCTCTCCATGCGGGAGAGACAGGTCGCGAATATCGATATGGCGCGTGCCCGCATTCAGGCGCAGGCGCAGTTCGATGGGCTGATTGCAAAATATCCCGAGCGAAGCTGGGCCAATCCGCCCGTTTCGGAAATCTTCCCCCCGAGCTACCCGGTGGAGGTGAACGCCAATGGATGACATGAACCAGTCGGTTATCGATGTCCGCAATCTGAAAGTCGAGTTTCCCGGCCGCCGGGGAACGGTGACGGCGCTTTCGGACATCAGCCTTTCCATCCGCCCCGGTGAAATTCTCGGTGTGGTGGGGGAATCCGGTGCCGGAAAATCCATGACGGGCCTTGCGATACAGGGCCTGCTGGAAAAGCCGGGCCGCATCGCGGATGGCGAGATATGGCTCGGCTCGCGCCGCATCGACAAACTCGACGACAGGGCGATGGAAAGCATCCGTGGCCGGGAAATCGGCGCGATCTTTCAGGATCCGCTCACCTCGCTCAATCCGCTGTTCACGGTCGGCGCGCAGCTGGTCGAGACGATCCGGCAGCATCTGCCGCTCTCCAAAAAAGATGCGCAGGCGCGTGCGGTGCAGCTGCTGCGGGATGTCGGCATTCCGTCTCCGGCAGACCGTATCGATCACTATCCGCATCAATTCTCCGGCGGCATGCGCCAGCGCGTCGTCATAGCGCTCGCACTCGCAGCGTCGCCGAAGCTGATCATCGCCGACGAACCGACGACGGCGCTTGACGTGTCGATCCAGGCGCAGATCATCTCGCTGCTGCGCAGGCTCTGCAAGGAGAAGCAGACCGCCGTTATGCTCGTCACGCATGATATGGGCGTGATCGCCGAGGCTGCCGACCGCGTTGCTGTGCTTTATGCCGGCAGGTTGATCGAGGTTGGTCCGGTGGAACAGGTTCTGCATGCGCCGAAGCACCCCTATACGCAGGGCCTGATGGCCTCCATTCCCTCGCTTGGCGCGCGGGTGGAACGGCTCAACCAGATCGACGGCGCCATGCCGCGTCTCGACGCCATCCCGCCCGGCTGCGCCTTCAATCCGCGCTGCGGATTTTCAGGGCCGCGCTGTCTTCGCGAGCGGCCGGAACTGGAGGCGGCGGGTGATGGCGCCAGCGCCTGCTGGATGAATGCAGGAGGTACAGCATGAAAACGTCCGTGGTTAAAACGCCCGCACAGAAAACGCCGGCATTGACGGTTAAAGGTCTCACCAAGACCTTCGATGTCTCAGCGCCATGGCTCAATCGCGTCATCGAACGGAAGCCCCGGCAGTTCGTGCAGGCGGTGAACGACATCGATTTTACGGTGCCGGCTGGCGGCTGTCTCAGCATCGTCGGGGAAAGCGGCTGCGGCAAATCGACGGTTGCCCGGCTGGTGACGGGGCTGTTCCGCCCAAGCGCCGGTGATTTCCGCTTCGCCAGGGGCCGCAAGGATACGCCGCTTTCGGCGCAGATGATCTTTCAGGATCCCTATGCCTCGCTCAATCCGCGCTGGCGGGTGAAGAACATCATCGCCGAGCCTATCCGCGAACTGAAACTGCGCGCGACCCGTGCAGAAACCATGGAACGTGTGGAAGAGCTGCTGCGCACAGTCGGCCTTTCGGCTTCGGACGGCGAAAAGTTTCCGCATGAATTTTCAGGCGGCCAGCGCCAGCGCATCTCGATTGCCCGCGCTCTGGCGAGCGAGCCGGAGTTTCTGGTCTGCGACGAGCCAACATCCGCGCTCGACGTTTCGGTGCAGGCGCAGGTGCTGAACCTGATGCGATGCCTTCAGGACGAGCTGGGGCTGACCTATCTTTTCATCAGCCATGATATGAGCGTCGTTCGCCACATGTCGGATCGTATCGCGGTCATGTATCTCGGCCGCATCGTGGAGGAGGGCGATACGGAGGAGCTGTTCGCCCGCCCGCGCCACCCCTATACCCAGCTTCTGCTGCAGACCATTCCCAATATCGACGCGCCGCGCCGCGACCGGGAACTGGTTGCCGGTGAAGTTCCAAGCCCGCTGAAGCCGCCATCCGGCTGCACGTTTCATCCGCGTTGTCCGCTCGCAACGGCACGCTGTTCGGCGGAGGTGCCACAAGTGCGCACGCTTGCCGGCGGCACGCGCGTCGCATGCCATCTGGTGGAAGAACAGGAAGAACGGGTGGTAGCGGCACGGGAACTCGTCTGACCGGAAGGTCAGGCGAGTGCGGCGCGCAGATCGTGGGAAAGGTCGCGGATTTCGCTAAGATCGAGTTCCGCCTCCACATGTTCCAGGTGATGGGTCATCAGATGTATGGCTTTTGCCGGGTCGTTGTTGGCAATCGCGTCGACGATTTCCGCATGCTCGTCCGGTCCGCAATTGAAGCGGTCGGTATTGCGGTAAACGGCGGTGATGAGGGAGGAACGCGAAATGAGGTCGCGCATGGTGGTGAACAGGAAATCGGAACCCAGCGTTTCCGCAAGCAGCAGGTGGAAGCCGCCGGAAAGCTTGATGATATCCGTGGTGATGTTGTGAGCATTGGCGAGGCGCTCCTTGGCGACATGGTCGCGAAGCCGCTTCAGATCGGCCTTGGTGGCGGATCTGCACAGGCGCTCGACGACACATTGCTCCACCGTGCGGCGCACGAAGAACACGTCTCGCGCCTCTTCGACCGATGGTTTCGAAACGAAGGCGCCACGATTGGGCACGATGGTGACGAGACCGTCGCGCTCCAGCACCGAGAGCGCCTGACGGATACGCGCGCGGCTGACGTTGAAAATCGTCGCCAGCTGCTCCTCTTTCAGCTGCACGCCGGGGCGCAGCCGACGCTCAGCGATCGACAGCCAGACTTTCTCGACAATTTGCTGCGTGGACTGGCCGTTCTGCTCGGTCATTTGTTTCGCTCTCCATTAGGGTTAGAGAAGCGTGATGCCGCCGAAAAAGTCAACTGTTTCAACAGGGTTTTGGTTGCATAATTGTCAACAATATGAAACAATATTGTGTACTATAAATGGGGCCACTGTCATGGAATTCGACTTCACCACGCTTGAGCCGCAGAGCCGTTATCGGCTGCTGACGAATTTTATCGGTCCCCGGCCGATAGCGCTTGTCACGACGCGTTCGGCAGCGGGCCACAACAACGCGGCCCCGATGAGTTTTTTCAATGTTTTCTCCCATGATCCGCCCATCGTCGTTCTGGGTATCCAGCCGCGTCTGAATGGCGAGGAGAAGGATACAATGGCCAATATTCGCCGCACCGGCGAGTTTGTCGTCAACATGGTCGATATGACCATCTCCGAACATATGCTCGTCTGCGGCCTCGGCTTCGACAGCGAGGTCGACGAACTTTCCATGGCGAAGCTGACGCCTGCGCCCTGCAGCAAGATCGATGCGAGCTTTGCGGCGGAATCGCCCTGCGCCTTCGAATGCCGCGTCGAGCGTGTGATCGATTACCCGCGCCGCGCGCTGGTTCTGGGGAGGTCGTGCATATGCATGTCCACAGGGACTGCCTCGACAAGGATGGGCATTATGTCGATCCGGACCGATACCAGCCGATCGCGCGCCTCCACGCCGACAATTACATCACCTCGGATCGCCAGTTTGTCCTGAAGGCGCCACCGATTACCGACTTCATCAAGCCAGATGGCAAATGAGCGTCCTGAAAGGCGAGCCCGAATGCATATTCGTCTGATCAACCCGAACTCAACCGCCTCCATGACGGCGCAGGCGCTGGACAGCGCCATGCGTGTCAAACAGGCGCACACGACGATCTCAGCGACAAATCCCCTCGATACGCCCGTCAGCATTGAAGGCGGGGCCGATGAGGCGCTGGCTGTTCCGGGCATGCTGGAGGAAATCCGCAAGGGTGAACGTCTGGGCGTCGATGCCTATGTCATTGCCTGCTTTGACGATCCGGGCCTGCATGCTGCCCGGGAAGTGGCGCGTGGCCCCGTCATCGGCATCTGCCAGGCCGGCATTCAGGTGGCCATGACCATCAGCCGCCGTTTTTCCATCATCACGACGCTGCCGCGCTCAATTCCGATTATCGAAGACCTCGTCGACAATTACGGCGCGCAGCGGCATTGCCGCCGGGTCCGTGCCATCAATCTGCCGGTGCTCGGTCTCGAGGAGGATCCGCATGCCGCAGAGGCGATGCTGATCCGCGAAATCGAAGCGGCAAAGAAAGAGGATGCGGCAGAAGCCATCATCCTTGGCTGCGCCGGCATGTCGGCGCTGTGCGACAGGCTGCGCGAGGCAACGGGCGTCCCCGTGATCGATGGCGTCACCGCCGCCGTCAAGCTCGCCGAAGCCCTGGTGGGCGCTGGATACAGCACATCCAAGGTCAATGCCTATGATTATCCGCGCATCAAGGAGACCAAGCTCGTCGCCTGAGTGGACTGCGGTTTCGGGAGGGCCCGAAACCGCGCATCGGGGAGAGAGGTTAGCGGACGTGCTTCAGTTGCAGGCGGGAGACGCCGGCTGCAACGTTCACGCCCGTACCGACTTCGGCGCTGATGGGCTGAAGTGCGAAGTTCTTGGCGTTACCGCCGATGAGCGCGTTGGCGCCGACACCCACGCCAACGGAAGCTCCGGCGGAAGCGCCGACATAATCACCGCTCAGCGCACCGTCACCGATACGGCTGGCGGCGGTGTTGAGCACGATCCAGCTCATGTAGGTCTTACCGGTCACGCCGATATCGAGGCCGAGCTTGCCAATATTGCCGGTATAGCGCTCGGTCTTGCCGGAGCGCTGACGGAACTGGCAGTCCACGCTTTTGCTGGAGCCGACAACAAGGCCAACGCCGCCGGCGATTTCGCAGGACAGGGTGCCCACGCGTTCCTTCTGTGCAGTTTCTGTCGCGCGTTTGGAGTTATGCTTTGTTTCGGCGGAAGCGATTGGCGCGAGCGCAAGCGTTGCAATCGCGGTTGCAAGAACGAATTTCTTCATGGTGTATCACTCCTGTTGTTAGTCACGAGATGAATGCGTGGGGAAGACGCATCCAGGTAAGTCCGCGTCCGCTGACGGATCGCCAGATCGGCGATGATCGGCCGCGACGCGAAACATTCTGCGATGATGACCGCTCGTTCGAAGGCGGAAAGAGTTTCAACCTCACCGGTTAGGATGATGCGCCCATCCGAAGATGTGACGGATATGCAGCTGTTTTCCTGCCCATCCGCATAGGCGATCAGCGCCTGCAGCGCGGCGCACAGGCTGACTTCCTGCGGATTGAAACCCGTCGCCATGTGTGCATCGCCTGAGAGCATCATCGTGAAACCTCCTGCCTTGAACATTGGGGATCACTTCAAAGCTTTGGTGATGGTGTCTTTCGCCTTGCCAAGTTTCTCCTGCGCCCGGCCGGCAATCTTTTCAGCCTTTCCTTCCGCCTGAAGTTTCTCGTTGCCGGTAATCTTGCCGGTGGCTTCCTTGATGGTGCCCTTTGCCTGGCGGGCAATACCGTCGATCCGGTTCTTATCCATAACGAACTCCTTCCATCGTTAGATGCTGCCGCTGTTGATAGCGGCATGATGGAAAGGTAGTCCGGCGCAGGCGCCTTTAGCAGGGCATTAGCTACTAGTTGAACTGGTACAAAATGACCTATTTTCACTCGATCAGGCTTATTTTCCCTTGCGCCCGGCAAAGCCGCGCTCACGCGCCCAGATGACGGCGGCGGTGCGGCGGTTCACGCCGATCTTGCCGTAAAGCGATGCAATATGGTTTCGGATCGTGTGTTTGGAAAGGTGAAGCCTTTCGCTCATCTCCTTGTCGCTGCAACCGTCACAGATCAGCGACAGGATTTCCTCCTCGCGATCCGTCAGGTCCTTCAGCGAGGCGGACGGCGTTGCCCTGCTTGCGTTCTGCCGCAGTCCCGCCAGCCTCTCGACAACAGTGCGGCTGAACCAGGAGGTATCGGTCATCACGCTCTCGATCGCTTCGATCAGTTCATTCTCCGACCGTCTCCTCTCGGTCACATCCTGTATCGCCCAGATGACACATTGCTGGTCGTTGATTTCGGCGCGCTCGGCGGAAACGATGCACTCGGCGGCACCACCATCGCTCAGCTTCATGCGCATGTTTTCGTTGCGAATGGGGATATTGTCCCGCAGCCGCTTTTCCAGATCCCGGCGGGCCGAAACGTCTTCCCAAAGCCGCAATTCGCTTGCCGTCTTGCCCACCACCTCTGCCTCCTTGCGCCCGCATAATTGCAGGAAGGCGTCATTGACTTCGGTCAGAACGAAATCCTCCAGCCTCGAGACGGCGGCCGGTGCCGGTGACAGGCGAAATGACTTGAAGAACCGCTCCTCGCTCTGGCGCAGCGCATTCTGGGCTTTGCGGCGTCCATCAAGATCGGCGAAAGTGAAGAGCATGCAGGGCTCTTCGGCAACTGCGATCGTCTCGCCCGCAACGATGACCAGCCGGTCGCCTCCCTGTATCGGAATGAGCGCTTCCCGCTGGCGGATGACCCTGCCTTCATGCAGCCTCTTCAGTGCGTCTTCACCGGTATCGCAAGCGGAAAACAGCCCGAGTTCCTCGACGCTGATGCCGATGATTTCCTCGCGCGTAAAGCCCGTCATTTCAAGGAAGCCCTGATTGACGCGGATGAATCGCTCATCCTCCAGACGGCAGATCAGGCCGGGGGCGGGATTGGCATTGAAGGCGCTCTCAAAGCGTGCCTCCGCCTCAAAGCGCGGCGTCTCGTCGCGAATGATAAGGACCAGAACATCAGGTTTGGCGCCCGCATCTTCGAGAATAAGCCCGCGCACGGTGTGCACCCGGCTTTCCGCCTCGTCACCGCTTGGCAGTACCTCCACCGTCACCTCGTCAAAAGTCTCGCCGCCCAGGAGCCGCTCCAGCGGATATTGTCCTTCACCGAGCAGATGATTGTTGCGATAGCGGAGCGTGAATCTGCGCCTGTAATCGACAGCATTCTCGCCAAGGTCCGACAGGGCCTCAATGCGGTGCATCTCAAGCGCCGCCCTGTTCGCCCAGGCGATCGTCCCGTCATTCTCGAGGAGGATAAGCCCGTCGCTCAGCCCGGCTATGAGGTTTTGCAGCACCAGCCGGTTGATCTTGGGAATGTTTACGCTGTCGTCCATGTCG encodes the following:
- a CDS encoding amidohydrolase family protein, whose amino-acid sequence is MTVSLQSLALGERPSGRTLLTASWVVGHKDGSHRLLKNGDVVFENGEILFVGHGFPGEVARRVDFGNALISPGLIDLDALSDLDTTILGIDNHPGWAKGRVWPRSYFEAGPYEMYSGEELAFQKRFAFGQLLLNGITTAAPIASLFYREWGETVAEFEAAADAAGELGLRVYLSPAFRSGGMVLEEPGRMVPVFDEERGLQGLKEAVSFIERQTGRHGDLVRGMLAPDRVETSTLALMQRTDAAARDLGCKFRLHMAQGTMEVDTVRKLHGSTAPVWLARAGLLSDRLIAPHATNATQEDLALYAVNGVSIVHCPLVSARSGSTLSSFSACRQLGINIAMGTDTAPADMLMNLLVGLITCRINDGAPDRVRSADLFDAATLGGARALGRSDLGHLSKGARADIAVFDLDDTVMAPSVDPITTIVTGGSGKITRAVFVDGRLSMRERQVANIDMARARIQAQAQFDGLIAKYPERSWANPPVSEIFPPSYPVEVNANG
- a CDS encoding ABC transporter ATP-binding protein; its protein translation is MDDMNQSVIDVRNLKVEFPGRRGTVTALSDISLSIRPGEILGVVGESGAGKSMTGLAIQGLLEKPGRIADGEIWLGSRRIDKLDDRAMESIRGREIGAIFQDPLTSLNPLFTVGAQLVETIRQHLPLSKKDAQARAVQLLRDVGIPSPADRIDHYPHQFSGGMRQRVVIALALAASPKLIIADEPTTALDVSIQAQIISLLRRLCKEKQTAVMLVTHDMGVIAEAADRVAVLYAGRLIEVGPVEQVLHAPKHPYTQGLMASIPSLGARVERLNQIDGAMPRLDAIPPGCAFNPRCGFSGPRCLRERPELEAAGDGASACWMNAGGTA
- a CDS encoding ABC transporter ATP-binding protein, producing the protein MKTSVVKTPAQKTPALTVKGLTKTFDVSAPWLNRVIERKPRQFVQAVNDIDFTVPAGGCLSIVGESGCGKSTVARLVTGLFRPSAGDFRFARGRKDTPLSAQMIFQDPYASLNPRWRVKNIIAEPIRELKLRATRAETMERVEELLRTVGLSASDGEKFPHEFSGGQRQRISIARALASEPEFLVCDEPTSALDVSVQAQVLNLMRCLQDELGLTYLFISHDMSVVRHMSDRIAVMYLGRIVEEGDTEELFARPRHPYTQLLLQTIPNIDAPRRDRELVAGEVPSPLKPPSGCTFHPRCPLATARCSAEVPQVRTLAGGTRVACHLVEEQEERVVAARELV
- a CDS encoding GntR family transcriptional regulator, which encodes MTEQNGQSTQQIVEKVWLSIAERRLRPGVQLKEEQLATIFNVSRARIRQALSVLERDGLVTIVPNRGAFVSKPSVEEARDVFFVRRTVEQCVVERLCRSATKADLKRLRDHVAKERLANAHNITTDIIKLSGGFHLLLAETLGSDFLFTTMRDLISRSSLITAVYRNTDRFNCGPDEHAEIVDAIANNDPAKAIHLMTHHLEHVEAELDLSEIRDLSHDLRAALA
- a CDS encoding aspartate/glutamate racemase family protein; translation: MHIRLINPNSTASMTAQALDSAMRVKQAHTTISATNPLDTPVSIEGGADEALAVPGMLEEIRKGERLGVDAYVIACFDDPGLHAAREVARGPVIGICQAGIQVAMTISRRFSIITTLPRSIPIIEDLVDNYGAQRHCRRVRAINLPVLGLEEDPHAAEAMLIREIEAAKKEDAAEAIILGCAGMSALCDRLREATGVPVIDGVTAAVKLAEALVGAGYSTSKVNAYDYPRIKETKLVA
- a CDS encoding DUF992 domain-containing protein produces the protein MKKFVLATAIATLALAPIASAETKHNSKRATETAQKERVGTLSCEIAGGVGLVVGSSKSVDCQFRQRSGKTERYTGNIGKLGLDIGVTGKTYMSWIVLNTAASRIGDGALSGDYVGASAGASVGVGVGANALIGGNAKNFALQPISAEVGTGVNVAAGVSRLQLKHVR
- a CDS encoding BON domain-containing protein, with product MFKAGGFTMMLSGDAHMATGFNPQEVSLCAALQALIAYADGQENSCISVTSSDGRIILTGEVETLSAFERAVIIAECFASRPIIADLAIRQRTRTYLDASSPRIHLVTNNRSDTP
- a CDS encoding CsbD family protein, with the translated sequence MDKNRIDGIARQAKGTIKEATGKITGNEKLQAEGKAEKIAGRAQEKLGKAKDTITKALK
- a CDS encoding helix-turn-helix transcriptional regulator, producing the protein MDDSVNIPKINRLVLQNLIAGLSDGLILLENDGTIAWANRAALEMHRIEALSDLGENAVDYRRRFTLRYRNNHLLGEGQYPLERLLGGETFDEVTVEVLPSGDEAESRVHTVRGLILEDAGAKPDVLVLIIRDETPRFEAEARFESAFNANPAPGLICRLEDERFIRVNQGFLEMTGFTREEIIGISVEELGLFSACDTGEDALKRLHEGRVIRQREALIPIQGGDRLVIVAGETIAVAEEPCMLFTFADLDGRRKAQNALRQSEERFFKSFRLSPAPAAVSRLEDFVLTEVNDAFLQLCGRKEAEVVGKTASELRLWEDVSARRDLEKRLRDNIPIRNENMRMKLSDGGAAECIVSAERAEINDQQCVIWAIQDVTERRRSENELIEAIESVMTDTSWFSRTVVERLAGLRQNASRATPSASLKDLTDREEEILSLICDGCSDKEMSERLHLSKHTIRNHIASLYGKIGVNRRTAAVIWARERGFAGRKGK